In a single window of the Leptospira sanjuanensis genome:
- a CDS encoding FecR family protein has product MERKDLHEEFEELMSLFLFGETTQEENRKLNEIIDLDPELKRRYENYIRTQAGLKEHKLELEKLLFENAKQSGKTRLLQANYRNPFLAAAALVFLVVSLTLIFRTKTTQSTEGIPMEVSGNCAREKLLSDWIQTDPNSFCDVKIDGAAGSVHFRIFPNSKIRVLNLAKSIEESKTEGYKLSLFLQKGNLLLNEVISDPQGKTTLYIDGTSIRLTGTKVWIQKEEGGFKIDVWDGAAEIRSGVRYLLPFVLNAGLETSIRESEATMIKNDPKLKLPLEEVFKDVFQTRISNASLETDSLSFTNDSSEDSLSILEKTNMDPRKTSLLLEKIQKKIETDLSGKKPTVLSKEHIQNLERFSERSENSKSADIELPPKIEKKPETFSISKFPESTERLSETKKEEPAQPVRLGNKTIRLKDGTELKGSVTQYGDKYVVEIEGRKKTVSSKEVESISF; this is encoded by the coding sequence ATGGAAAGAAAAGATCTACACGAAGAATTCGAAGAACTGATGTCTTTATTTCTCTTCGGCGAAACGACACAAGAGGAGAATCGGAAATTAAACGAAATCATCGATCTCGATCCGGAACTCAAACGAAGATACGAAAACTACATTCGAACACAAGCCGGTTTGAAAGAACACAAACTCGAACTCGAAAAACTTCTTTTCGAAAACGCGAAACAATCCGGTAAAACAAGACTCCTTCAAGCAAACTATAGAAATCCGTTTTTAGCCGCCGCGGCGTTGGTCTTTCTAGTGGTCTCTCTGACTTTGATTTTCAGAACAAAAACGACACAATCTACGGAAGGGATTCCGATGGAAGTCTCGGGGAACTGCGCTCGGGAAAAACTTCTTTCGGATTGGATTCAAACCGATCCAAACTCCTTTTGCGATGTAAAGATCGACGGAGCGGCAGGAAGCGTCCATTTCAGAATCTTTCCGAACTCGAAGATTCGAGTTTTAAATCTGGCAAAATCGATCGAAGAAAGTAAAACGGAAGGATATAAACTTTCCCTCTTTCTGCAAAAAGGAAATCTTTTGTTAAACGAAGTCATTTCCGATCCGCAAGGAAAGACGACTCTCTACATCGACGGAACCTCGATCCGATTGACCGGAACCAAGGTGTGGATTCAAAAGGAAGAAGGAGGATTCAAGATCGATGTTTGGGACGGGGCTGCGGAAATCCGTTCGGGAGTTCGATATCTGCTTCCTTTCGTGCTTAATGCGGGTTTGGAAACGTCCATACGCGAATCGGAAGCAACGATGATCAAAAACGATCCGAAATTGAAACTACCGCTCGAAGAAGTATTTAAAGACGTGTTTCAAACGAGAATCTCGAACGCATCGCTGGAAACCGATTCGCTCTCGTTTACGAACGATTCTTCCGAAGACTCGCTTTCCATTTTAGAAAAAACGAATATGGATCCGCGGAAAACTTCTCTTCTTCTGGAAAAAATCCAAAAGAAAATCGAAACCGATTTATCCGGCAAGAAACCGACCGTCCTAAGCAAGGAACACATTCAAAATTTGGAACGTTTTTCGGAGCGATCGGAAAATTCAAAGTCCGCCGATATCGAACTTCCTCCGAAAATCGAAAAGAAACCGGAAACATTCTCGATTTCTAAATTTCCAGAGTCGACCGAACGCCTATCCGAAACCAAAAAAGAAGAACCAGCACAACCCGTGCGTTTAGGAAACAAAACGATTCGACTCAAGGACGGGACGGAACTCAAAGGAAGCGTAACTCAATACGGTGACAAATACGTCGTCGAAATCGAAGGCAGAAAAAAAACGGTCTCATCCAAAGAAGTTGAGTCGATCTCGTTTTGA
- a CDS encoding RNA polymerase sigma factor: MKLSQDHDFSLFYRNYKDSIYKVIRFLASDPEEVEDIAQEVFLNLYKAFPNFTPERGSFYTWAAAIAKNTYFTYRKNRKKDLLLQGDGPIETFRVEDDFIKNVEAKIVEEELREVISSLPEPEKSIILLKEINNYTLEKTSQALNISTRTVSRKLLKALDLLREELERRKVAL; this comes from the coding sequence ATGAAGTTAAGTCAAGATCACGATTTTTCCCTGTTTTATCGAAACTACAAAGATTCCATCTATAAGGTGATTCGATTTCTCGCTTCGGATCCGGAAGAAGTGGAAGACATCGCTCAGGAAGTTTTTTTGAATCTTTACAAAGCATTTCCTAATTTCACTCCCGAAAGAGGAAGCTTTTATACTTGGGCGGCTGCGATCGCAAAAAATACTTACTTTACGTATAGAAAAAATCGGAAGAAAGATCTGTTATTACAGGGAGACGGACCGATCGAGACCTTTCGAGTGGAAGACGACTTTATCAAAAACGTCGAGGCGAAAATCGTAGAGGAAGAATTGAGAGAGGTAATCTCTTCTCTTCCCGAACCCGAAAAAAGCATTATTTTGTTAAAAGAAATCAACAACTACACTTTGGAGAAAACATCACAGGCGTTAAACATTTCAACGAGGACCGTCAGCAGAAAACTGTTAAAAGCGTTGGATCTGCTCAGAGAAGAATTAGAAAGAAGAAAAGTGGCTTTGTAA
- the srpA gene encoding sigma factor sigX-regulated lipoprotein SrpA, with amino-acid sequence MKQNKKKHNGRMIQVTAFVTALLFTITSCKKDKKDDTLELLLAASVLNGPNGTATFNFSNTNGLLAARTQDSSHFLTLPNSIGVGSGFLTDLGGEDPQTYGDGAGDGFNDKFLTPEAVGIQVCKIVAYKSVAKGGPERGKETLENANFVSFDIAGMLGILNLMMPNVGPCPGFFPAGITQIEKANPISIPIRQIPESERGDYDRVGVVARAFTYYFKSADVTENSYRYVDLVLNNPKIEGITPPAGSPGASGVVWGNAERGDVVSPIFTKDCYASYMTSPSFIFQDLATVEEKRTPRMGCNFLEGFVDSGSGSFINGIGSQEQFTRPNDFLNAPIGSVATTDKSKKLKFRTPASAASLGTNDPYILVVDLDASKGTSGSLLFNVSVDKVLFWDSAAGDNVFSPQSDAADRPNATSGSDNLTNTARKNLIFRLPTILSQTK; translated from the coding sequence ATGAAACAAAATAAAAAGAAACATAACGGAAGAATGATACAGGTTACGGCTTTTGTAACCGCATTGTTGTTCACGATCACGAGTTGCAAGAAGGATAAAAAGGACGATACCTTGGAGCTGTTGTTGGCCGCTTCGGTTTTAAACGGACCGAACGGAACGGCGACATTTAATTTTTCCAATACAAACGGTTTGCTCGCGGCAAGAACTCAAGATTCTTCCCATTTTTTAACTCTTCCGAACTCGATCGGAGTAGGTTCCGGATTTCTAACGGATTTGGGCGGGGAAGATCCGCAAACGTACGGAGACGGGGCCGGTGATGGATTCAATGATAAGTTTTTAACCCCCGAAGCAGTGGGAATTCAAGTCTGCAAAATCGTAGCCTATAAATCCGTCGCGAAAGGCGGTCCCGAAAGAGGAAAAGAGACATTAGAAAATGCTAATTTTGTTTCCTTTGACATCGCGGGAATGCTTGGAATACTCAATCTCATGATGCCGAACGTCGGTCCTTGTCCTGGATTTTTTCCTGCGGGAATTACTCAGATCGAAAAAGCAAATCCGATCTCAATTCCAATTCGACAAATTCCTGAGAGTGAAAGAGGAGACTATGATCGAGTCGGCGTCGTAGCAAGAGCGTTTACATATTATTTTAAATCCGCCGACGTCACCGAAAATTCCTATCGATATGTGGATCTAGTATTGAATAACCCGAAAATCGAAGGAATCACACCGCCTGCGGGAAGTCCCGGCGCTTCCGGCGTCGTTTGGGGAAATGCGGAAAGAGGCGATGTCGTTTCTCCGATCTTTACGAAAGACTGTTACGCGTCTTACATGACGAGTCCAAGTTTTATATTCCAGGATCTCGCAACCGTCGAGGAAAAAAGAACGCCGCGTATGGGCTGTAATTTTCTCGAAGGATTCGTAGATTCTGGAAGCGGTTCTTTTATCAACGGGATCGGGTCACAGGAACAATTTACAAGACCGAACGACTTCCTAAACGCACCGATCGGTAGTGTCGCGACTACGGATAAGTCGAAAAAACTGAAATTTAGAACTCCTGCATCCGCGGCCTCCTTGGGGACAAACGATCCTTACATTCTTGTAGTCGACCTTGACGCTTCGAAAGGAACGAGCGGAAGCCTTCTGTTCAACGTCTCCGTAGATAAAGTCCTCTTCTGGGACTCCGCAGCCGGAGACAACGTATTTTCTCCGCAATCGGACGCGGCGGACAGACCGAACGCAACGAGCGGATCGGATAACCTGACAAACACCGCGAGAAAAAACCTGATCTTTCGCTTACCGACGATCCTAAGTCAGACGAAGTGA
- a CDS encoding RecQ family ATP-dependent DNA helicase — translation MNSPENNHIQNLESSLKEVWGLPRFRKGQREAIESVLVGNDTLVILPTGGGKSLIYQLPAVLDESTLTLVISPLIALMKDQVDSLKAKGIAAEYCNSTQDDLEQLRILSRAATGKIRILYLSPEKALSRQVFEILPKLPLGRIAVDEAHCVSQWGHDFRPEYRKLYELRNKFPKKIPIIALTATATSRVVKDISDSLGLKEPNLIKGSFYRENLNFSIRFPQNETSRESELLKLLIQGNFQKTASGRAIIYCATRQKVESVYEFLKKNGFKVGKYHAGRTDSSREKTQDGYSAGKTNVLVATNAFGMGLDSPDVRLVVHYQSPASLESYYQEAGRAGRDGKSSDCILFYHPSDLVTQSFIIGKESNRKGGETLLSFVKEYAISGKCRQQILCSYFGEEISACETCDICLEKETPNSSAENGRERFLKREEDKKQKREEKERYDFSDEELNTIEEVLEQIPGKFGKRMIAGVLRGSRSNEILRKKLDRLSQYGSLRSVPEEAILKTLDEWIAEKKVRIVGDKYPKLILASTVIVRTPRKKKDPNEQTDAEKKSLPAKNVIQELKNYRDREARRRKWKKFMVLQNPVIVQIAKAMPETTEELSLIKGMGSAKVEKFGNDILRILEKWK, via the coding sequence ATGAATTCGCCGGAAAACAATCACATTCAAAATTTAGAATCTTCTTTGAAGGAAGTATGGGGGCTGCCCCGTTTCCGCAAAGGTCAAAGAGAAGCGATCGAATCCGTTCTAGTCGGGAACGATACGTTGGTCATTCTTCCCACCGGAGGAGGAAAATCGCTGATCTATCAATTGCCCGCGGTTCTAGACGAATCGACTTTAACGCTCGTCATTTCTCCGTTGATCGCGTTGATGAAGGATCAAGTCGATTCCCTCAAAGCGAAAGGGATCGCCGCCGAATACTGCAACTCGACGCAGGACGATCTCGAACAATTGAGAATTTTGAGCCGCGCCGCCACGGGTAAAATCCGCATCCTTTATCTTTCCCCCGAAAAAGCGCTGAGCAGACAAGTATTCGAAATTCTTCCCAAACTTCCTTTGGGAAGAATCGCGGTCGACGAAGCGCATTGCGTTTCCCAATGGGGGCACGACTTCCGGCCGGAATACCGCAAACTCTACGAACTGAGAAATAAATTTCCGAAAAAGATTCCAATCATCGCGTTAACCGCCACAGCGACGTCCCGAGTCGTCAAAGACATATCGGATTCTCTCGGTTTAAAAGAACCGAATCTGATCAAAGGAAGTTTTTATCGCGAAAATCTCAACTTCTCGATCCGATTTCCGCAAAACGAAACCTCGAGAGAAAGCGAACTTCTCAAACTTCTCATCCAAGGGAACTTTCAAAAAACCGCGAGCGGAAGAGCGATCATCTACTGCGCGACAAGACAAAAGGTGGAATCGGTTTACGAATTTCTAAAGAAGAACGGATTCAAAGTCGGAAAGTATCACGCGGGAAGAACGGATTCCAGCAGGGAAAAAACGCAGGACGGTTACAGCGCGGGGAAGACGAACGTGCTCGTCGCAACGAACGCGTTCGGAATGGGACTCGACAGTCCCGATGTCCGCCTTGTGGTCCACTATCAATCTCCCGCGTCTTTGGAAAGTTATTATCAGGAAGCGGGACGAGCGGGACGGGACGGAAAGTCCTCGGATTGTATCCTCTTTTATCACCCGTCCGATCTCGTGACGCAGAGTTTTATCATCGGAAAGGAAAGCAACCGTAAGGGTGGAGAAACTCTTCTTTCTTTCGTGAAAGAATATGCAATTTCCGGCAAGTGCCGTCAGCAGATTCTTTGTTCGTATTTCGGAGAGGAAATTTCCGCTTGCGAAACCTGCGACATCTGTTTGGAAAAGGAAACTCCGAATTCTTCTGCGGAAAACGGAAGAGAACGATTCCTAAAACGCGAAGAGGATAAAAAACAAAAAAGGGAAGAAAAGGAACGATACGATTTTTCGGACGAAGAATTGAATACGATCGAGGAAGTTCTCGAACAAATCCCCGGCAAATTCGGCAAACGAATGATCGCGGGAGTTCTGCGCGGCTCGAGATCGAACGAAATTCTCAGAAAGAAATTGGATCGTTTATCCCAATACGGATCGCTGCGATCCGTTCCGGAAGAAGCGATCTTAAAGACTCTCGACGAATGGATCGCGGAAAAAAAAGTCAGAATCGTCGGAGATAAATATCCGAAACTCATTCTCGCATCGACCGTAATCGTTAGAACTCCGCGCAAAAAAAAGGATCCGAACGAACAAACCGACGCCGAAAAAAAATCCCTTCCCGCAAAAAACGTAATCCAGGAATTAAAGAATTATCGGGATCGAGAAGCAAGGCGCAGAAAGTGGAAGAAGTTTATGGTGCTTCAAAATCCGGTCATCGTTCAGATCGCAAAAGCCATGCCCGAAACGACGGAAGAACTTTCCCTCATCAAAGGAATGGGTTCCGCCAAGGTTGAAAAATTCGGAAACGATATTCTACGTATATTAGAAAAGTGGAAATAA
- the mnmC gene encoding FAD-dependent 5-carboxymethylaminomethyl-2-thiouridine(34) oxidoreductase MnmC — protein MLSWKENLTPVSAEFDDIYFSPENGLKETEHVFIQGNDLPERWKNSNIQNSFSILELGFGTGLNFFTTWKEYLEYKDRFRLHFLSIEKFPLKKEEITKALSVFPELKEITDEFLNSYRDLIPGMNYFRFLNGRIHLTLFLGDVTDALREISGKADAIFLDGFAPSKNPDMWQIETLQNLKNFCKIGTTVSTFTVARIVRDSLSAAGFTLEKRPGFGRKREMLTGKITEDAFENYNIPPNESETFRQTSSPNELESKIDGQDRKNFFSETAELTPSEKPWCVRNYPKTKIETAVIIGAGIAGSALAYSLSQRGIRVTLIDPSGIANEASGIPSAISHPHLTKIPGAVSSFTLRAFRYALQFLSSFANENEFKPCGLFHGVTEEMNSERFRNGITNHRLSEEIVSWISKHQDQSNVKKDDPTKIRSAPLTEEIGEGIFFPKGFWTQPAAIAKKCAKQPGIEFIQAAVTEVVRSTPTSPGNSERPSWKLKLQNTDREVHSDSIIFCNSHSIGELLAPLFDGKEPFPIKKVRGQLLVLKETKTSSELEHILCAEHYFTPSIHGEHVLGSTFDEFDLDRNPRPKDTEQLLEYLRNKYPSLHWDQGSVLSERVGFRAQTPDRFPVLGPVFDPRTFATIYKEIELPRNRSKKYPRLQPIPGLYVFGGLGSRGILSSFLGAEILASLILGEPAPVESSLLEFLHPARFLYRKVRK, from the coding sequence ATGCTTTCCTGGAAAGAAAATTTAACCCCCGTATCTGCCGAGTTCGACGACATTTACTTTTCCCCGGAAAACGGACTGAAGGAAACCGAACACGTCTTCATTCAGGGAAACGATCTTCCCGAAAGATGGAAGAATTCGAATATTCAAAATTCGTTTAGCATCTTGGAGCTAGGGTTCGGAACTGGGCTGAACTTTTTTACGACCTGGAAAGAATATCTCGAATACAAGGACCGGTTCCGCCTCCATTTTTTATCGATCGAAAAATTTCCTCTTAAAAAGGAAGAGATCACCAAGGCCCTTTCCGTTTTTCCGGAATTGAAGGAAATCACGGACGAATTTCTGAATTCGTATCGAGACTTGATACCCGGAATGAATTACTTTCGTTTTTTGAACGGGAGAATCCATCTTACCCTGTTTCTGGGCGACGTTACCGATGCGTTACGCGAAATTTCCGGCAAAGCGGACGCGATATTTTTAGACGGGTTCGCTCCTTCCAAAAACCCGGATATGTGGCAAATCGAAACTCTACAAAATCTCAAAAACTTCTGCAAAATCGGGACCACGGTTTCCACGTTTACGGTCGCCAGAATCGTTCGAGATTCCTTGTCGGCCGCCGGTTTCACCTTGGAAAAACGTCCCGGCTTCGGGAGAAAACGGGAAATGTTGACCGGAAAAATCACGGAAGACGCATTCGAAAATTATAATATACCTCCGAACGAATCGGAAACGTTCCGTCAAACGTCTTCCCCGAACGAACTTGAATCAAAAATTGACGGTCAAGATCGAAAGAATTTCTTTTCCGAAACGGCCGAGCTTACCCCCTCGGAAAAACCCTGGTGCGTTCGGAATTATCCGAAAACGAAAATCGAAACCGCCGTGATCATCGGAGCGGGAATTGCGGGATCCGCTCTCGCCTATTCCTTATCCCAGCGCGGAATCAGAGTGACTTTGATCGATCCGTCCGGAATCGCCAACGAAGCATCGGGAATTCCCAGCGCGATCTCGCATCCGCACCTTACGAAAATTCCCGGAGCCGTCAGCTCATTCACGTTACGCGCCTTTCGATACGCGCTTCAGTTCCTTTCTTCGTTTGCAAACGAGAATGAATTCAAACCTTGTGGACTCTTTCACGGAGTCACGGAAGAAATGAATTCGGAACGATTTCGAAACGGCATAACAAATCATCGCCTCTCAGAAGAGATCGTATCCTGGATTTCGAAACATCAAGATCAGTCGAACGTCAAAAAGGACGATCCGACCAAAATCCGAAGCGCACCGCTGACCGAGGAGATTGGAGAAGGAATTTTTTTCCCGAAAGGATTCTGGACCCAACCCGCGGCGATCGCGAAAAAATGCGCAAAACAACCCGGAATCGAATTCATACAAGCGGCTGTGACCGAGGTCGTTCGGTCGACTCCGACATCGCCGGGCAATTCGGAACGTCCTTCCTGGAAACTCAAACTCCAAAATACCGACCGGGAAGTACATTCTGATTCTATAATATTCTGTAATTCTCATTCGATCGGAGAACTGCTCGCGCCCCTATTCGACGGAAAAGAACCCTTCCCGATCAAAAAAGTCCGCGGACAACTTCTCGTTTTGAAAGAAACGAAAACTTCCTCCGAATTGGAGCACATTCTCTGCGCCGAACACTACTTTACGCCGTCCATTCACGGAGAACACGTCTTGGGTTCCACCTTTGACGAATTCGATCTAGACCGGAATCCGCGCCCCAAAGACACGGAACAATTGCTCGAATATCTTCGGAACAAATATCCGAGTTTACACTGGGATCAAGGCTCCGTTCTTTCCGAGCGGGTCGGATTCCGCGCGCAAACACCGGACCGTTTTCCCGTATTGGGACCGGTCTTTGATCCGAGAACCTTTGCGACAATCTACAAGGAAATCGAACTTCCCCGCAACCGATCCAAAAAATATCCTCGTTTACAACCGATCCCCGGCCTCTATGTTTTCGGAGGATTGGGCTCCCGAGGAATTTTAAGTTCTTTTTTGGGTGCGGAGATTCTCGCATCCTTGATACTGGGAGAACCCGCTCCCGTCGAATCGTCCCTACTGGAATTTTTGCATCCCGCTCGGTTCCTCTATCGGAAGGTTCGCAAATGA
- a CDS encoding LIC10647 family lipoprotein — protein MDFLRTKRKRITYKRWIFLSLAGFCLGCLSSCKTLESFFESIILTGGVDSTQLNFFAKYNPLEEWIRSNGGLKVPERDVRPVNHDPPKSVPFYTIGSIPRRLPGAPYSGYLAVFNYFAYGFTVTSPRTFRGDLLNFPDDGRISSNLLEQTFFGLYPLPDPFGRKAEYLYMDYQAYATFYLGFIASQNWNFGIGVNLGYSVYDFDILEKGYRVSTARNQTRAIAGFKLLYEYNIGRFFEDTIFYNVYLYLEASTIGNIENSDRDSFHIGNFGKTPITQTIPASNAEGYHDLYLTMSTLRIGVRKEIQLSRPTMDDLLRKDREPPKESVPPKETQPLPPRI, from the coding sequence ATGGATTTTCTCCGGACGAAACGCAAACGAATCACATACAAGCGATGGATTTTCCTATCGCTCGCAGGATTCTGTCTCGGATGTCTTTCATCCTGCAAAACCTTAGAATCCTTTTTCGAATCGATCATTTTGACCGGAGGCGTGGACTCCACCCAATTGAATTTTTTCGCGAAATACAATCCCTTGGAAGAATGGATTCGTTCCAACGGAGGACTTAAGGTTCCGGAACGGGACGTCCGCCCCGTAAATCACGATCCTCCGAAATCGGTTCCATTTTACACGATCGGTTCCATCCCGAGAAGACTTCCCGGCGCGCCCTATTCCGGTTATTTAGCCGTCTTCAATTACTTCGCGTACGGTTTTACCGTGACATCCCCGAGAACGTTCCGAGGAGATCTTTTGAACTTTCCGGACGACGGGAGAATTTCTTCCAATCTGTTGGAACAGACATTTTTCGGATTGTATCCGCTTCCCGATCCTTTCGGAAGAAAGGCGGAATATCTCTATATGGATTACCAAGCCTATGCGACCTTTTATCTCGGTTTTATCGCTTCGCAAAACTGGAACTTCGGAATCGGCGTCAACCTGGGTTACAGCGTTTACGATTTCGACATATTAGAAAAAGGTTATAGAGTTTCTACGGCGAGAAATCAGACCAGGGCCATCGCCGGGTTCAAATTGTTATACGAATACAATATCGGCCGGTTTTTCGAGGATACGATCTTTTATAACGTCTATCTTTATTTGGAAGCTTCGACCATCGGGAACATCGAGAACAGCGATCGGGACTCGTTCCATATAGGAAACTTCGGGAAAACTCCGATCACACAAACCATTCCCGCCTCCAATGCGGAAGGGTATCACGATCTTTATCTGACCATGTCCACGCTTCGAATCGGAGTCCGCAAAGAAATCCAGTTATCCAGACCGACTATGGACGATCTTCTCCGCAAAGACAGAGAACCCCCCAAAGAATCCGTTCCTCCGAAAGAAACACAACCTCTGCCTCCGAGAATTTAA
- the dusA gene encoding tRNA dihydrouridine(20/20a) synthase DusA, whose translation MIVPTSKIPKPTPVSLAPMMDWTDRHFRYFLRLISRHTFLYTEMIHTGAILRGDRNRFLSYSAQELPLAVQLGGDDANSLAESSKICEDYGYSEINLNVGCPSDRVREGNFGACLMETPERVAELVSAMDAVTSIPVTVKCRIGIPGKESYEDLVRFIDCVRQAGVRRFIVHARIAILGGLSPAQNRQVPPLRYADVETLKKEFPDLLIEINGGIRTLSEMKERLRWNDGVMIGRAAYETPYLFSEIDSLFYGDDKPSLSRREVVERMQEYIEEVILKEKQGGKPHHALRHMLGLFHGEKGARSFRRILTENMYSNYTSDLLSKAVSEIPNDALDLIPSI comes from the coding sequence ATGATCGTTCCGACTTCTAAAATTCCGAAGCCAACCCCTGTTTCTTTGGCGCCGATGATGGATTGGACGGATCGTCATTTCCGATATTTCTTAAGACTGATTTCCAGACATACGTTTCTTTATACGGAGATGATTCACACTGGCGCGATCCTGCGGGGAGATCGGAATCGCTTTTTGTCGTACAGCGCGCAAGAACTTCCTCTTGCGGTTCAGTTGGGCGGTGACGACGCAAACTCACTCGCGGAATCTTCTAAAATTTGCGAAGATTACGGGTATTCCGAAATCAATCTGAACGTGGGTTGTCCGAGCGATCGGGTTCGGGAAGGAAACTTCGGTGCGTGTTTGATGGAAACACCCGAACGGGTCGCGGAACTCGTATCCGCGATGGACGCGGTTACTTCGATTCCGGTAACGGTGAAATGCAGAATCGGAATTCCCGGTAAAGAATCCTACGAGGATTTAGTTCGATTTATCGATTGTGTTCGCCAAGCGGGCGTCAGGCGATTTATCGTGCACGCAAGAATCGCGATCTTAGGCGGACTTTCACCGGCGCAAAACCGTCAAGTTCCTCCTCTGCGTTATGCGGACGTAGAAACCTTAAAGAAAGAATTCCCCGATCTTTTGATCGAGATCAACGGAGGAATCCGAACGCTATCCGAAATGAAGGAACGACTTCGGTGGAACGACGGCGTGATGATCGGCCGCGCGGCCTACGAAACTCCGTATCTATTTTCCGAAATCGATTCTCTGTTTTACGGAGACGACAAACCTTCCTTGAGCAGAAGGGAAGTCGTGGAACGCATGCAGGAATACATTGAAGAAGTGATTCTCAAAGAGAAGCAGGGCGGAAAACCGCATCACGCGCTTCGTCACATGCTCGGTTTGTTTCACGGAGAAAAAGGAGCGCGCAGTTTCCGAAGAATTCTTACGGAGAACATGTATTCGAATTATACGAGCGATCTTTTGTCGAAAGCGGTGAGCGAGATTCCGAACGACGCGCTTGATTTGATTCCTTCGATCTAA